TGGGCAAGCCTGCGGCTTCGAACAACCGGGCAATGAGAAAACCGCCACTCACCGGGGTCTGCGCGTCCGGCTTGAGCACCACCGCGTTGCCCGCCGCCAGGGCCGGCGCGACAGAGCGCATGGACAGCACCAGGGGAAAGTTGAAGGGCGAAATCACCCCGACCACGCCATGTGGCTGGCGACGCGCATAAGACAAGCGCCCGGCTTCGCTGGGCAGCACCACCCCGTGGGCCTGGGACAACATGCCCGCTGCCTGATGCAGCAACACGATCGCTTCGCGTACCTCATGCTGCCCCTTGAACAGCGCCGCGCCGGTTTCCCGGGCGACGTACAGCGCCAGTTCGTCAAAGGCCTGCTCGGCCACGTCGGCGGCCTTGCGGAAGATCGCCGCGCGTTGCCGCGGGCCCAGCGCCGCCCATGCCGGTTGGGCCAAGGCAGCATCGCGACTGGCCTTGGCTATGTCGGCGGTGTCGGCGGTGGCGCTGTACATCAGCCGCTCACCCGTGGCCGGTTCGATAATCGAATGCATCGGGCCCGAGGCCTTCACCCAATCACCGTTGAAGACACATTCCGACTCGATCACCTGGGACAGCAGTTGGCTTTTGGATGCAGACATTTAAAACTCCCGGCTCTTTGTTGTTGTCATCGTTCGCCGCGCCTGGAAGGCATCGAGGCAAACGCCGTACGGGTGCCTGAGCAAGCGCTGTGCCGGTTTGTGCCAGAGCGCCGGATAAACCTGGCGCAAGGCTCTGGCCTGGGGATCTCAGCCTTATGCGGCGCGGATGGGTCATTCGGCAACCTGGCCGTTGGCCAGCCACTGCTTGTTCATTTGATAAAGTTATGCTTAATAACTATCTCGCCAGGTGATCATTTCGATCATCCCGCCATCAGGGGCATAACAATGAATAATCCCCACTGTCCGCTGCCGGATCATCGCTTCGCCGCCGAACCGTTTCGTCCAAGGGGCGACAGCAACTCGCTGGACGACAGCAGCTCGCCCACCCCGGCGGAGTTGGCGGACTGCCTGTTCTTTTCTCCCGACGACGGGCGCATCTGGCTCAACGACCAGCGCATGTTGCTGCTGCACAGCTCGTCGTTCGGCGCTTTGCGCCGAGAAATCATCGGGCGCCAGGGGCTGGAACAGGCGCGCGGCATGCTCACTCGCACGGGCTACACCTCTGGCGCGCGGGACGCCCGGCTGATTCGCGAGCGCTGGCCACGGGCCGATGCCGCCGCCGTGTTTCGCGCCGGCACGCACCTGCATACGCTGGAGGGCATGACCAAGGTCGAACCCCTGCACTTCAAGTTCGATGCGGACTCGGGGTTCTATGAAGGCGAGTTTCTCTGGCACCACTCCTGCGAGGCCGACGAGCATGTCGCCGCCTTCGGCACCGGGCAGGATCCGGTGTGTTGGACTGAGTTGGGCTATGCCATCGGTTTCGTCAGTGGCTTGTTTGGGCAACTGGTGATCTTTCGCGAAGTGGAATGCCGGGGCATGGGGCATGAGCGCTGCCGGGTCGTTGGCAAGACCGCCGAGCAATGGGGCGACATCGAGCGCGACCTGAGTTACCTCAACGCGTCGCAACCGGCGGTGGCCCTGGAGCCGGGCGCACGGACCGAGGGTGTCGCCAGCAGCGTCCCGCTGCCGGACAGTGAACAGCCCTTGATCGGCGCGAGTGCGACATTCAATGCCGCCACCCAGGCCCTGCAGCGAGTGGCCCTGACCCCCGCCACCGTCCTGGTCAGCGGCGAGTCCGGAGTGGGCAAGGAAATGTTCGCGCGCCAACTGCACCAACTGAGCCGGCGCCGCGACGGTCCGTTCATCGCACTCAACTGTGCGGCCATCCCGGACAACCTGATCGAAGCCGAACTGTTCGGCGTCGAGCGCGGTGCCTACACCGGGGCCACCCATTCTCGTCCCGGCCGGTTCGAGCGGGCCAACGGCGGCACGTTGTTCCTCGATGAGATCACCTGCCTGAGCCTGGCTGGCCAAGGCAAGCTGCTGCGCGCATTGCAAGAACGGGAAATCGAGCGAGTCGGCGGTGGACATGGGATCAAGGTCGATGTGCGGGTCGTCGCGGCAACCAACATCGACATGCGCAAAGCCGTGGCGCAGGGTGATTTTCGTGAAGACCTGTTCTACCGGCTTAACGTCTACCCCATCGCCCTGCCGCCCTTGCGCGATCGCCGCGATGATGTCCCTCTGCTGATCAATGCCTTCCTCAAGCGATTTTGCCTGGAATATGGCCGTACCCCCGTGGGCCTGACCATGCGCGCCTTGAAGATGCTGCTGCGCTATGACTTCCCCGGCAACGTGCGGGAATTGCAGAACCTTATCGAGCGCGGCTTGATTGCCAGCGAAGAAGGCCAGGCCATCGACCTGGTGCACCTGTTTCGCGATGAGCGACTGCCCGTGGACGCGTATTCGGTCGATGGCAACGGCGGGCTCTCGCCATCGGCCAAGGCAGCGAGCGATGGCACGACCGGAACATCGCTGCTGCAGTCCCTACGCCAATCGGGAGCGGATTTCAGCATTGATGGCCTGGAATCACGCCTGATCAACGAAGCCTTGCAGATGAGCGACGGCAACCTCGCCGCGGCTGCTCGGTCGCTGGGGCTGAGCCGGGCGCAGTTCGCCTATCGGTTGAAAAAGCATCAGCTCGTGAGCGATGAATGAGCCAAGTCCAGGCATGTGGCGAGGGCGCTTGCTCCCTCGCCACGGATTTTGTTGAGGCTCAGTCCGTCGTGCCCGCCGCCATGACGCTACGGCGATAGTCGCTGGGCGTCTGGTTCGTTTCGATGCGGAAGTGCCGATTGAAGTTGGACAGGTTGTTGTAGCCGACTTCAAAACAGATGTCAGTCACGGCCATTTCACTGTGGGACAGCAATCGACAGGCACGCTGGACGCGGAGCTTGCGCATCAGGTCGATGAATCCGTGACCGGTGATGCGTTTGAAAAATCGTGAGAAGCCAGGTTCGCTCATGCCCAGTTGCCGGGCGATCACCGACACTCGAAGGTCGCCGGTGAGCTCGGCTTGCAGGTATTCGAAGGCTTTCTGGATGCGCGCCGAGCTGCGGGCATCCAGGGCAGGCGCATAGCACGGGCTTGCCAGGCATTGGACCTCGCGCTCGCTGGCGCGGCCAAGGGTATCGAGCAGTTCGAAAAACAATGCCAGGCGCGCCAGCCCCTGGGCCGGTCCGATCGCTTCGAGCAGGTACGCCGCCTGGCGCGCTGTGTCGCCGCTGAAGGCCAGCCCTCGCCGGGCGCGCTCGAATAACCTGTGCAGATCACCCAGTTCCGGCAGCGTCTGACGTATCGACATCAGCGTGGCACCGTCGAACTGCAACACCACGTCGCGCCCAGCCAGGCACTCGCCCGGCGCCAGGTCCCCCATCCAGTCGTGGGGCAAATCCGGACCGATCATTGCCACATGACCGGGGCCGAAGGGCCCGATGTAGTCACCTGCCAGGAGCCTGCCGCTGCCGTGGCGAATCAAGTGGATCTCGAATTCCGGGTGATGGTTCCAGCGCGCCATCGCGTAGGGATAGTCATGCTCGTACCAGCGAAAGCTGTGTTCGGGCTCGGGCAGGATGACTTCCAGTTCGGCCGGTCGCTGGTCGTACAGGAGCGTTCGGTGATCAGGCATGTCGCGCCTCTTTATCGTTATAGCCGGCACCTTACGTCGATCGCACAGCGGTACGCCAGCCTTGAACCGACCGGCCACTGATACTTTTTTAACAGTGCCCGCCGAGGTTAAAAAAGTACCTGCAGTCGATCCTTTTCGCATTTGTCGGCCTTTGACGGCGCTGATGTAATCGGCTTGCCATTGACGGCTGGCAGGTCGGTCCTGCCTCCATGGCTTTCCAACAATAATAATCCTGCGCCCAGGCGCAGCTCTGGAGAAACCCATGAAAATGCTGCGCAAGGCGCTCGTCATGTCCGCGGGGCTGTCCTTCGCCCTGGCCGGCCACGCCGCCGAAACCATCACCATCGCCACCGTCAACAATGCCGACATGATTCGCATGCAAAGGCTTTCGAAAGCATTCGAGGCCGAGCATCCGGACATCAAGCTGAATTGGGTGGTGCTCGAAGAAAATGTCCTGCGCCAACGCCTGACCACCGATATCGCCACCCAGGGCGGGCAATTCGACGTATTGACCATCGGCACCTACGAAACCCCGCTATGGGGCGCCAAGCAATGGCTCGAACCGATGACCAACCTGCCCGCCGCCTATGACCTGGAAGACATATTTCCTTCGGTGCGCCAGGGGCTTTCAGTCAACGGCACCCTTTACGCCCTGCCCTTTTACGGCGAAAGCACCGTTACCTACTACCGCACCGATCTCTTCAAGCAGGCCGGGCTCAGCATGCCCGGGCACCCCACGTGGGGCCAGCTTGGCGAATACGCGGCCAAGCTTCATCAGCCCGACAAGGATCAGTACGGCCTGTGCCTTCGCGGCAAGGCCGGCTGGGGCGAGAACATCGCCTTGCTCAGTACCCTGGCCAACACGTTCGGGGCTCGTTGGTTCGATGAGCAGTGGAAGCCGCAATTCGATAGCCCGGAATGGAAGGCCGCCGCGAGCTTTTACGTCGATACGCTAAAGAAATATGGACCGCCGGGGCTGACCAGCAATGGTTTCAACGAAACCCTGGCGTTGTTCAACAGCGGCAAGTGCGCCATTTGGGTCGATGCAAGCGTCGCCGGCTCGTTCATCACCGACACCAGCCAGAGCAAGGTGGCCGACCGCGTCGGCTTCGCCGCGACTCCTACGCAAGTGACAGACAAAGGCGCGTCCTGGCTGTACGCATGGTCGCTGGCAATTCCAACCAGCTCCCGCCATAAGGACGCCGCCAAGTCTTTCGTCACTTGGGCCACCTCCAAAGACTACGTGCAATTGGTTGCCAAAGAGGATGGCATCAGCAACGTGCCACCCGGCACTCGTACCTCCACGTACAACGACGCCTACCTGAACGCCGCGCCCTTTGCGCGAATCACGCTGCAAATGATGCAGAAAGCCGACCCGGCGCACCCCACGGCCAAGCCAGTGCCTTACGTGGGCATCCAGTACGTGACCATTCCCGAGTTCCAGGCCATTGGTACATCGGTTGGCAAGCTGTTTACCGCCGCGCTCACTGGCCAGATATCCGTGGAACAAGCCCTGGCGTCGGCGCAATCGAGCACCGAACGAGAAATGAAACGGGCCGGATACCCAAAGAAATAATGGCATGGCCATTCCCGTGGTGAGGGAGCTTGCTCCCTCACCACAACGGTTCACAGACACACATTTTTTTATTCAGGACAGGATCTCCCCCATGAAACGACTGCAAGGAAAAAGCGCGCTGGTCACCGGTGCTGCCCGTGGCATTGGCAAGGCGTTCGCCCAGGCCTATGTCGATGAAGGCGCCACTGTGGCGATCGCCGATATCGACCTGGATCGGGCCCGGGAGACTGCCGCTGAATTGGGCGACAGCGCCTATGCCGTCAGGATGGACGTGACCGATCAGGCATCAATCGACCAGGCCATCGATTCCGTCGTGGCCCGGGCAGGCAAGTTGGACATCTTGATCAACAATGCGGCGCTGTTCGACCTGGCGCCCATCGTCGAGATCACCCGGGAGAGCTACGAGCGGCTGTTCTCCATCAACGTCGCCGGCGCACTGTTCACGCTGCAAGCCGCCGCCCGCCAGATGATCCGCCAGGGCCACGGCGGCCGGATCATCAACATGGCGAGCCAGGCCGGCCGCCGTGGCGAGGCCCTGGTGGCGGTCTACTGTGCCTCCAAGGCTGCCGTGATCAGCGTGACCCAATCCGCCGGGCTGGATTTGATCAAGCATCGGATCAATGTCAACGCCATTGCGCCAGGGGTGGTGGACGGTGAACACTGGGACGGCGTCGACGCAATGTTCGCCCGTCATGAAAACCTGCCCTTGGGCGAAAAGAAGCGTCAGGTCGGGCAACAGGTGCCTTATGGCCGGATGGGCACCGCGCAGGATCTGGTTGGCATGGCGATTTTCCTGGCTTCGGCCGACAGCGAATATGTGGTAGCCCAGACCTATAACGTCGACGGCGGTAACTGGATGAGCTGACGATCCTGAAGTTTTATGGCCTTGAGACGACGAAAATGGACCTATTCGCCTGAAAATTGATCCCACTACTTGAGGATCATCCCGAACGGTACCCAACGGTGCCGTTCCAAGGGATTTCAAGAGAGCGTGAATACCGTTGCCCCAGCCGGGCAAAAATTGCGCATCATAGGCGCCGTCCGCTCAAGGGAGATTTACATGCGTGCCATTTTTTCCGTCATGCGTCTTGCCGCGCTGTCGCTGGGACTGGCCTTTGCCGCCAATGCCGCAGCCACCGAAGAGACGCAACTGGTCGAGTCCATCAATCTTTACCGCAGCCAATCCCAAAGCTGCGCGGGCCAGGCTTCCCTGGAGCTGCCGCCGCTGGCTATGGATTCACGGTTGATCCTGTCGGCCAATGGCATCGGCGATTTGCAGCAAGCGTTGGCGCGGGCGGCCTATCCGATGGTCAACGTGCAGGCCATCAGCCTGTCCGGTCCTCGGGACGCCCAGGCTGCGATGAAGGCTGTACAGGAAAGTTTTTGCCAAGTCGTGCTGGACCCGCAGTTCGTGGACATCGGCGTGAGTCGACTGGACCGGGAATGGCGCATCGTGCTGGCTCGCCCACTGTTGTCGGCGCGCCTCGGGGATTGGCAGGCCGAAGGCCAGAAACTGCTCAAGCTGATCAATAGCGCCCGCGCGCAGCCACGCCGCTGCGGCACCGAAGCGTTCGCCGCCACGACACCGCTGGCCTGGAACGCCGATCTGGCCCTGGCTGCGGTGAATCACACCCGCGCCATGGCCAACAACAATTTCTTCGACCACAAGGACCGCGATGGGCGCATGCCGGGCGATCGCGCCGAACTGGCCGGTTACCTGGCGCAGGTCATCGGCGAAAACATCGCCGCCGGGCAGGACACGGCGTTGAAGGTGGTGGACGGCTGGCTGGCGAGCCCGGGGCACTGCGCCAACTTGATGAATCCGCAATTTCGCGAGTTGGGGGCCGGGTATGCGATGGACCCGAAGAGCGATGCGGGGATTTATTGGACGGCGATGTTTGGTACTCAGTAGTTATGTTGACCGTGCTTTCGCCATCGCGAGCAAGCTCGCTCCCACAAAGGGATGCCGCAATCAGTGTGGGAGCGAGCTTGCTCGCGATGGCAGCGCATCGGGTCTTACTCCTGCCGCAATACCCGCCGCACATGCCCCATGAACTGGCTTAACGACGGTGACGGGGCCACCGGCTTGCGCTGCAGCAAGCCAATCGAGCGTTTTGCCGGTTGATCAATGGCAGTGACCGCGCACTGCTCACCGATGTTGAACACCGCCGTGCAACTGGCCGGCAACAAGGAAAACCCCAGCCCCTCGCGGACCAGCGCCGTGGCCGTGCTCATGTGCGCCACTTCCCAGGCGGGGAACGGATCGACATTCAAATAACGCAACGCCGCGTCGGCCAACGGCCGGATGCTGGTGTCCGGCGTCAGGGCGATATAGGGCTGCTGTTTCCAGTCGCGGTGATGATCCTTGTGGCTGAGCAGGACCAGGTTGTCATCCAGCAGGCGCTCGAAGCTCAAGCCTGACAAGTCGTCCGGCAACGAACTGATGCCGGCGTCCACCTCGCCGCGCTGCACCCAACCCATGATTTCCCCGGCGCGACCATCCAGAAGATGCACCTTCACGCCTGGGTGCTCACGCTGGAACGAGGCGATAACCACCGGCAGGAATGAAGCGGCGGCGGTCGGCAGCGCCGCCAGCCGGAGCGTGCCACGGCTCAAGCTGAGAGTGTCGCGGGCATCGCGCACGGCGTCGTCCATGTCCCGCAGCATGCGCCGGGCCTGGGGCAGGAAATGCTCACCGGCGGGCGTCAACTCG
This genomic interval from Pseudomonas alvandae contains the following:
- a CDS encoding sigma-54-dependent Fis family transcriptional regulator; this translates as MNNPHCPLPDHRFAAEPFRPRGDSNSLDDSSSPTPAELADCLFFSPDDGRIWLNDQRMLLLHSSSFGALRREIIGRQGLEQARGMLTRTGYTSGARDARLIRERWPRADAAAVFRAGTHLHTLEGMTKVEPLHFKFDADSGFYEGEFLWHHSCEADEHVAAFGTGQDPVCWTELGYAIGFVSGLFGQLVIFREVECRGMGHERCRVVGKTAEQWGDIERDLSYLNASQPAVALEPGARTEGVASSVPLPDSEQPLIGASATFNAATQALQRVALTPATVLVSGESGVGKEMFARQLHQLSRRRDGPFIALNCAAIPDNLIEAELFGVERGAYTGATHSRPGRFERANGGTLFLDEITCLSLAGQGKLLRALQEREIERVGGGHGIKVDVRVVAATNIDMRKAVAQGDFREDLFYRLNVYPIALPPLRDRRDDVPLLINAFLKRFCLEYGRTPVGLTMRALKMLLRYDFPGNVRELQNLIERGLIASEEGQAIDLVHLFRDERLPVDAYSVDGNGGLSPSAKAASDGTTGTSLLQSLRQSGADFSIDGLESRLINEALQMSDGNLAAAARSLGLSRAQFAYRLKKHQLVSDE
- a CDS encoding L-iditol 2-dehydrogenase codes for the protein MKRLQGKSALVTGAARGIGKAFAQAYVDEGATVAIADIDLDRARETAAELGDSAYAVRMDVTDQASIDQAIDSVVARAGKLDILINNAALFDLAPIVEITRESYERLFSINVAGALFTLQAAARQMIRQGHGGRIINMASQAGRRGEALVAVYCASKAAVISVTQSAGLDLIKHRINVNAIAPGVVDGEHWDGVDAMFARHENLPLGEKKRQVGQQVPYGRMGTAQDLVGMAIFLASADSEYVVAQTYNVDGGNWMS
- a CDS encoding ABC transporter substrate-binding protein, which produces MKMLRKALVMSAGLSFALAGHAAETITIATVNNADMIRMQRLSKAFEAEHPDIKLNWVVLEENVLRQRLTTDIATQGGQFDVLTIGTYETPLWGAKQWLEPMTNLPAAYDLEDIFPSVRQGLSVNGTLYALPFYGESTVTYYRTDLFKQAGLSMPGHPTWGQLGEYAAKLHQPDKDQYGLCLRGKAGWGENIALLSTLANTFGARWFDEQWKPQFDSPEWKAAASFYVDTLKKYGPPGLTSNGFNETLALFNSGKCAIWVDASVAGSFITDTSQSKVADRVGFAATPTQVTDKGASWLYAWSLAIPTSSRHKDAAKSFVTWATSKDYVQLVAKEDGISNVPPGTRTSTYNDAYLNAAPFARITLQMMQKADPAHPTAKPVPYVGIQYVTIPEFQAIGTSVGKLFTAALTGQISVEQALASAQSSTEREMKRAGYPKK
- a CDS encoding CAP domain-containing protein, which encodes MRAIFSVMRLAALSLGLAFAANAAATEETQLVESINLYRSQSQSCAGQASLELPPLAMDSRLILSANGIGDLQQALARAAYPMVNVQAISLSGPRDAQAAMKAVQESFCQVVLDPQFVDIGVSRLDREWRIVLARPLLSARLGDWQAEGQKLLKLINSARAQPRRCGTEAFAATTPLAWNADLALAAVNHTRAMANNNFFDHKDRDGRMPGDRAELAGYLAQVIGENIAAGQDTALKVVDGWLASPGHCANLMNPQFRELGAGYAMDPKSDAGIYWTAMFGTQ
- a CDS encoding LysR family transcriptional regulator, whose translation is MNVSFRQLRAFILIAETSSFTRTAEQLHLSQPALSYSIRKLEESMGLQLLARNTRSVELTPAGEHFLPQARRMLRDMDDAVRDARDTLSLSRGTLRLAALPTAAASFLPVVIASFQREHPGVKVHLLDGRAGEIMGWVQRGEVDAGISSLPDDLSGLSFERLLDDNLVLLSHKDHHRDWKQQPYIALTPDTSIRPLADAALRYLNVDPFPAWEVAHMSTATALVREGLGFSLLPASCTAVFNIGEQCAVTAIDQPAKRSIGLLQRKPVAPSPSLSQFMGHVRRVLRQE
- a CDS encoding AraC family transcriptional regulator — encoded protein: MPDHRTLLYDQRPAELEVILPEPEHSFRWYEHDYPYAMARWNHHPEFEIHLIRHGSGRLLAGDYIGPFGPGHVAMIGPDLPHDWMGDLAPGECLAGRDVVLQFDGATLMSIRQTLPELGDLHRLFERARRGLAFSGDTARQAAYLLEAIGPAQGLARLALFFELLDTLGRASEREVQCLASPCYAPALDARSSARIQKAFEYLQAELTGDLRVSVIARQLGMSEPGFSRFFKRITGHGFIDLMRKLRVQRACRLLSHSEMAVTDICFEVGYNNLSNFNRHFRIETNQTPSDYRRSVMAAGTTD